TGTAAGATAACATCATTTTTTGATTTAACCAGAACATTGTCTTGGCGTAAACTCAATTTACAATTACTATCATTTACTATTAACTCATTCACGACTACACCTCCATGAATAGTTTTTATTAAAATAATTGTAACATGTTTCCGCTTTTTAGAAAACGCTTTTTTTAAATTTTTTCACTATTTTTATTAAAATCATTCGGATTTAGTGAATAAAACTATATATACTATAAAAATGATATATGCCTCTAACCAATTTCCTAAAACAGCACACGGTGAATCAACTCCTATCATTGATTCACCGTGTGCCTATTACATATTTTCTTAACCAATTCCCCTATGAATACACGTTCTTCTAAATCACCCAAAACTTGCCCAAGCACAGTGTTGCCCAGCTACCGCGCCCGTAACAAATGCAGCCGTAATATTGTAACCACCCGTGTAGCCATTAATATCCAACAATTCACCACAAAAGTACAGGCCACTCATCTTCTTAGACTCCATTGTTGCCGGATTGACTTCTTTTGTCGCCACACCACCTCCGGTCACAAAACCTTTTTCAATCGGTTGTGAGCCAGTACTCGTAATTGAAAAAGCTTTAACCATCTGCCATAAAGCATCAACTTGTGCATGTACCAATTGCTTATAAGCTACCGTATCGTCTAAACCAACCCGTTGAATCACCACTTGCGCCATCCGCTCCGGCATCCATTGTTTTAAAATCGTCAATAATTGCTTGTCACGTTGTGACTCTGCATGAGATACTAATGCTTGCTTGGATAATGTTGGTGTTAAATCAATGTGCAAACGAGCAATTGACTGCGTCGCCTGATGTAACCATTGATTCACATGACCTGAACAGCGTAAAATTGCAGGACCCGAGTATCCAAAATGTGTAAAAATCATATCCATCTGGTGATAGGTAATCACTTTATTATCGTCATTCAATACACTAACGCCAACATCACGCAATGAAACACCACGCAAAGATTTATCAGTAATCCATTTATCATCTGATAATAAAGGCGACTCTGTCGGATACAAGCGTTCAATCGTATGACCGGCTGCCTTTGCCCACGCATACCCATCACCTGTCGCACCAGTTCGAGGATACGCCCGACCGCCGACTGCCAAAATAATGCCATTAGTCTCGATTCGTTTCCCTGATTGCGTTTGGACACCTAACACTTTATGATTTTCGCGGTCAAATAATAACTTATCTACCGGCTCATTCGTCACAATTTCCACACCATTTTCTGTACATACACGTAATAATGTCTCCAAAATCGTCCGTGCACTATCCGTTATCGGAAACATTCGTCCATGGTCCTCTTCTTTTAAATCCACCCCATTTCCTTGGAAAAATGCGACAATATCCTCTTGGTCAAATTGATTCAGTGCACTGTATAAAAACTTACCATTGCCAGGAATATGAGCAATCAATCGCTCACGCGTCGTACGGTTGGTTACATTACAGCGCCCACCTCCTGATAATAATAATTTACGACCTAATTTAGGATTTTTTTCTAATACGAGCACACTCGCCCCTTGTTTTGCGGCGTGTATCGCAGCCATTAAACCACTCGTACCGCCACCAACTATAATTACTTGATATTTTTCTTTCATATTGCCTCCTATTCTGGTTCGCTTGGATTGACTTGACGTCCAATTCGTAAGTCTCCTCTGTGCAATACTTGCACGACATCCACTTCCTCCAGTGGTTCAAGTCAGAACGCCCGCGCTTACACTATGTCCAATTCTGGTTAGCTTGTGTTGACTTAATTCCACTTTACAAGGCTCCTCTATACGTTTCACGCACGATGTTTTTTTGGATTTAGGCTCACTCGGACTACCCCGACTTCCACTTCACATAGCGATTGAAATGCTCTGCTCCAATGATTTGAGCCAGAACGTCCTCTCGTGCATCGTGTTCTCTAGTGGTTCAATCCCAGAACACTCGCCTTACTCCATGCTTTATTCCAATTCATATCGTTATCTTCGCCTATGAATAGACATCTTAAACTACCCCATATTATCGCCATTAAAATTTAAAAACTCATCCATTCACAACCTTCAACTGCCCCAACACTGCAAATAACTTTTCTTGCGCTTCTTCCAATGAATAACTCGTTTCTAATAACCAATAACTTACAAAGGCAACGATACCACCCGCAAATATATGGATAAACAACGCATCTGGTGTCACAGCGATTTGTTCGCTACTTTGATGCATTGCCTGCACTAGCATTTCATGAAAAGCCTTTGAGAACTGACCGGGTTGACTCGTTAACAATTGATAAATCGCAAAACGATGGTGATTCACTGCTAACAAAATATTATCCAAAAATAAGCGTTCCTCTGCCTCAGTTATTGTACTCAAATCCTTAATCAGTGGTTTACATCCTTCTTCAATCGACATCACAATGGCTTGCAGCATACTTTCGTAGAGATGTTCTTTAGTTTCATAATGTTGATAAAACGCATTTCGCGATATTTCAGCGACATCACATAATTCTTTCACTGAAATTTTTGCCAATTCTTTTTGCTGTAGCAGCGATAAAAAGGCTGTTTGTATTGCTTTTTCTGTTTTTTCAAAGCGTAAATCCTGTTTCAAAATGACATTTCCCCCTCAGTTGTCACTTAGGTGACAGATTTTATTTGATTGACAATTGTTTATTTTAAACGACACCTGTAATATAAATCATGTAATCACTATATCAAAAACGAAAGGAGAACACAAATGACAAACCGTATCACCAAAATTTTAGGCATTGAAAAACCCATTATCCAAGGTCCCATGGCATGGCTAACCAATGGTCGCTTTGCAGCTGCAGTTAGTCAAGCAGGTGGATTAGGTGTGCTAGGCATTAGTGCTGGACAAACTGTTGCTGCATCCACTCTTAAAGAAACGATTGAAAATATGCGCCGTGAAATTCAAATAGCTCGCAAAATAACAAATCACCCCATTGGACTAAATATCTCACCACGAACCTCAACAAAAGATGTGTTTACACAACCAATGCTAGATTTGATGGTAGAAGAAGGCGTGAGTGTCGCAGTAATGAATGGTAAATTTGAATGGACACAAAGATTTCATGAGAAAGGGATTAAAGTCGTATTTCGCGCCGCGACACCGACCATTGAAAATACCGAAGAAGCCATCCAAGGCGGAGCAGATATCATTGTCGCAACAGGATTTGATGAAGGCGGCACTTTACCTTCCAAAGCAATCGGCACCTTTTCAATTGTTCCAATGATTGTTGATGCAGTCAAAGGACGTGTACCTGTTATGGCTGCTGGCGGAATTGTTGACGATAGAACCGCTCATGCTGCTTTTGCACTTGGTGCCGAAGGCCTTTTTTTCGGAACCGCCTTTATGATGTCGGAAGAATCAATTTTAGCGCCAAATATTAAAGAGTTACTGTTAAATTTAACTGCTCCAGACCTATTGCTCTATCGAACTATCCCAGCTTTTTACCGTTCAGTTCCTGGTGAACTGCCAGAAAAATTATTAGCTATGAGTCAAACAGGTGCTAGCGAAGAAGAAATTTTTGAAATGCAACGGGGATATAACGGTATGCGTGATGGAATGCTGTTCGGTGACTTAAGTAAAGGCTTCGCTTCATTTGGGTTGGGCATTTCAATGATTCATAACATTGAACCGATTGCGGTAATCATCGATAAATTAATGTCAGGAATTAACAGAGTATAACTGCAATTAGTCTGACGAGAGCTACTAGAAAACAACATATGAGTGAGGTCATTTTTGCCTCGAAAAAATAAAGGAGTTAAGATAAAATGAAAAAACAAATGAAAATCGTATTGCAAATGGGATCCGGTTATGGTGGAGAATTTAAAACATGGCGCTTGCCAGAAGCAAAAGCAGATGCTTACACTGACATGGACTATTATGTCGAAATGGCGCAACTCGCAGAAAAAGGTAAACTTCATGCCCTTTTCATGGCAGATACACCAGCATTGGTTAATGATATTTCACGTGACACACCCATGCACTCTATGGACCCATTAATCTTTATGACTTCTGTTGCACGTGCAACCAAACATATCGGACTAGTTGGAACTTTTTCAACGACTTTTAACGAACCGTATAATTTAGCTCGTCATTTAAAAACATTAGATGTCATCAGCCATGGTCGAGTTGGCTGGAATGCTGTTACAACATCAACTCAAGCGACTGCAGCTAACTTCGGTACACGATTAATGAGCAGCCGTGACCGTTATGGCCGTGCACATGAAGTCATTGAAGCTGTGCAACGTTTATGGGGCTCTTGGGGTGAAGGTGCCTATATCCATGATAAAGAAACTGGACAATTTGCTGATATGTCTAAAATCAAACCTGTTCAATACAAAGGAGAATATATTCAAACAGAAGGTCCACTCCCTATTCCCCCTTCAAAACAAGGGCAACCGCCTATTTTCCAAGCAGGACCAAGTCCAGAAGGTATTCGTTTAGCAGGACGTTTTGCATCCGGTGTTTATGCTAATCCATTTACGATTGAAGAAGCACGTGATTACCGTAATATCTTACGAGAAAGTGCCATCAAACACGGTCGTTCAGCAGATGACATCAATGTGTTTACCGGGTTCATGTTTACCATTGCTGACACCAAAGAAGAAGCTCTAGCGCGTCGTCGTCAAGTGATGGCATTTGACCCACAAGAAACGACACAACGTTTGAATTACTTATCAGCTATGGTAGGCATTAACTCAAATCGTTTTGATGGAGAAAAACCACTGCCTGAAGATGTTCGTGAAATGTTAGAAGCCAATTGGCAAGACCCACGTTCACCACGAGCAGTCGAATTATTGAAAAACAGCTATTCGCCACTGGATACATTAGCAATGGGCGTCATTAACTATCACCCCGTCGTCGTTGGTACTGCCACTGATGTCGCTGATTTCTTACAGGAATGGTTCGAATCTGGCGCAACGGATGGTTTTTCAATCGTACCTGACTTATCTCATGACGGCGTACGTTCTTTTGTCGAGCAAGTCGTACCAATTCTACAAAAACGTGGCCTCTTTCATGACGATTATGAAGGTAACACTTTACGTGAGAACTTAGGTGTGAGCTATCAATACGGAGTTTTCAATGAAGATGTTTCGAATTAATTAAAAATATACCGGTATGTCGAGGCAATACTTATTTCATATTGCCACTCGGCATACCGGCTTTTTATTCATTATAGTATTCAGCAAAACTTTACCTATAACAATTAGAAATGCTAGCTTTCGATGATAGTGGTAAAAATATAAAGGTCTAGCGATATCAATTCACCGAATATACATTCTGATAATGCAATTTGAATAAATGTGAGGCGATACGCAACATCTTCTTTATTCTAGACTCTATTTCTTACTTTGTAGCTCTGTGCAATAGCACAATAACCACTTCCATAGCTCATCATTTTTATTAAATGATACCCTATTTCTTCTTGGTATAAGCTAAAGACTTAACTAATATTTCTTCTAATATCTCAATATTTATGTCGGATAACTTATTCACATATACGCAACCAACTGCTTTTTTAATTTTACCTAGTTGATTTAACAATATTTCTCGTTCAGGAAAATCTTGCTCTAGGTACAAGCTAATTTTGGCTTGCCGTGGAGCAAATGCAAGTAACGGTGCATCCCCCTCATGTCCTGAATCATACTTATAATGATACTGTCCAAATCCTATAATACCAGGATACCATACGACCGCTTTCTCGTTAGACACTCTTTCAAATAATTCCAACAAATAATAGGCATCAGTCTTTTTGCGTTCTGAATTTAAACTTTCGACGACTTCTTCGACAGATTGTCCAGTTGGTTCAAATTTAGGCATAATATCCCTACTTTCAATTGAATATGTTTGTATACTTTATTGTTTTATTTACTATTCATCTGTACATTGGACGCTTATCCTACAATGAAATCCTAGTTGATGCATTTTTACTAAAACGCCCCTTGAGATTATACCCAAGAGGCGTTTTTGCATAGGCGCTAATGTTAGATTAACACCCCATTGATTACGAATTCACATTATGCTTCTTCGTCTTTTTTCTTATGACCACCTGCTACTAAACCGAGTCCAGCCAAGATTGAAAATGCTGCTGCACTCCACATAATCATCGAATCAGATTCTCCGGTATTTGGAAGAACTGATGCTTTTTGAACAAATTCTTGTGATTGTTCATTTTGTTCTGTTGTTGATTGACCTGGTTCGCTTGGTTGCTCTGGGGCAACTGGCTTTTCAGTGTCACTCGGTTTCTCGCTGTCACCTAGTTCCTCAGTATCACCTGGTTCACTTGGTTCCCCTGGATTGCTTGGTCCTTCTGGATTACTTGGTCCTTCTGGATTACTTGGTCCTTCCGGATTACTTGGTTCTTCCGGATTACTTGGTCCTTCCGGATTACTTGGTTCTTCCGGATTACTTGGTTCTTCCGGATTACTTGGTTCTTCCGGATTACTTGGTTCTTCCGGATTACTTGGTCCTTCTGGATTACTTGGTCCTTCTGGATTACTTGGTCCTTCTGGATTACTTGGTCCTTCCGGATTACTTGGCCCTTCCGGATTACTTGGTCCTTCCGGATTACTTGGTCCTTCTGGATTACTTGGTCCTTCCGGATTACTTGGTCCTTCTGGATTACTTGGTTCTTCCGGATTACTTGGTCCTTCCGGATTACTTGGTCCTTCCGGATTACTTGGTCCTTCCGGATTACTTGGTTCTTCCGGATTACTTGGTTCTTCCGGATTACTTGGTCCTTCTGGATTACTTGGTCCTTCTGGATTACTTGGTCCTTCTGGATTACTTGGTCCTTCTGGATTACTTGGTCCTTCTGGATTACTTGGTTCTTCCGGATTACTTGGCCCTTCCGGATTACTTGGTCCTTCCGGATTACTTGGTCCTTCCGGATTACTTGGTCCTTCTGGATTACTTGGTCCTTCTGGATTACTTGGTCCTTCCGGATTACTTGGTCCTTCTGGATTACTTGGTTCTTCCGGATTACTTGGTCCTTCCGGATTACTTGGTTCTCCTGGATTACTTGGTTCTCCTGAATCGTCTGTTCCTCCGGGTTCGCATGGGTCTACTGGTTCTTCGACTTTTTTGTACACATACGTTACTTCAGTTGTACCCTCAACCACTTTACCAGTTTCATTACCTTTTGTTAATGCTGGCAATAACTCATATGTCATGCCATCTTTGGTAATGGTTTGTGGTTTTTCGGTTTCATTTTCACCAGTGTTATATGATGTGCCGGTTGATGTTTCTGGGGTGTCAACTCTATCATCTGCGATAACTTTACCTTCAGTATCAATGTAATGAACGATGACTTTACCTTTCACTTCTTTGTACACGTAAGTTACTTCGGTAATGCCCTCAGTCACTGTACCTGTTTCCGCACCTTGAGTTTTCTCTGGTATAAGTTCATATGTTTTGCCATCATTGGTCGTAATCGTTTCATGACGACTATCCGTTGTGTCGTACGGAGTATCAACTAAACTATCATCCATATCCACTTTATCATCTGCAATCTTATTACCTGCTTCATCCACATAATGGATGATAACATCTCCAGTTTTAGGTGCTTCTGGTGTTTGAGGTTCTTCAACTTTTTTGTACACATACGTTACTTCAGTTATACCCTCAACCACTTTACCTGTTTCATTACCTTTTGTTAATGCTGGCACTAATTCATATGTCACGCCATCTTTGGTAATAGTTTGTGGTCTTTCGGTTTCGTTTTCACCAGTGTTATACTCTGTGCCGGTTGATGTTTCTGGGGTGTCAACTCTATCATCTGCGATAACTTTACCTTCAGTATCAATGTAATGAACGATAACTTTACCTTTCACTTCTTTGTATACGTAAGTTACTTCGGTGTCTCCTTCAGTTACTTTGCCTTCTTCGTCACCTTTTGTTCTTTCTGGTATACGTTCATATGTTTTACCATCAGGTGTAGTGATTTTCTCTTGACGTTTGTCTTTTGTGTCATATGGTGTATCTACTGGTGATGAGGGTGTATCGACTACAGGGTCTTGAATGTCATTACCTTCTTCATCTTGGTAGTTAACAGTCACTGTACCTTCTTTGATGACTGGCTCAACTTTTTTGTACACATACGTTACTTCAGTTGTACCCTCAACCACTTTACCAGTTTCATTACCTTTTGTTAATGCTGGCAATAACTCATATGTCATGCCATCTTTGGTAATGGTTTGTGGTCTTTCGGTTTCATTTTCACCAGTGTTATATGATGTGCCGGTTGATGTTTCTGGGGTGTCAACTCTATCATCTGCGATAACTTTACCTTCAGTATCAATGTAATGAACGATGACTTTACCTTTCACTTCTTTGTACACGTAAGTTACTTCGGTAATGCCCTCAGTCACTGTACCTGTTTCCGCACCTTGAGTTTTCTCTGGTATAAGTTCATATGTTTTGCCATCATTGGTCGTAATCGTTTCATGACGACTATCCGTTGTGTCGTACGGAGTATCAACTAAACTATCATCCATATCCACTTTATCATCTGCAATCTTATTACCTGCTTCATCCACATAATGGATGATAACATCTCCAGTTTTAGGTGTTTCTGGTGTTTGAGGTTCTTCAACTTTTTTGTACACATACGTTACTTCAGTTGTACCCTCAACCACTTTACCAGTTTCATTACCTTTTGTTAATGCTGGCAATAACTCATATGTCACGCCGTCTTTGGTAATGATTTGTGGTCTTTCGGTTTCATTTTCACCAGTGTTATACTCTGTGCCGGTTGATGTTTCTGGGGTGTCAACTCTATCATCTGCGATAACTTTACCTTCAGTATCAATGTAATGAACGATAACTTTACCTTTCACTTCTTTGTATACGTAAGTTACTTCGGTGTCTCCTTCAGTTACTTTGCCTTCTTCGTCACCTTTTGTTCTTTCTGGTATACGTTCATATGTTTTGCCATCAGGTGTAGTGATTTTCTCTTGACGTTTGTCTTTGGTGTCATATGGTGTATCTACTGGTGATGAGGGTGTATCGACTACAGGGTCTTGAATGTCATTACCTTCTTCATCTTGGTAATTAACAGTCACTGTACCTTCTTTGATGACTGGCTCAACTTTTTTATACACATACGTTACTTCAGTTGTACCCTCAGCCACTTTACCTGTTTCATTACCTTTTGTTAATGCTGGCAATAACTCATATGTCACGCCGTCTTTGGTAATGATTTGTGGTCTTTCGGTTTCATTTTCACCAGTGTTATACTCTGTGCCGGTTGATGTTTCTGGGGTGTCAACTCTATCATCTGCGATAACTTTACCTTTAGTATCAATGTAATGAACGATAACTTTACCTTTCACTTCTTTGTATACGTAAGTTACTTCGGTGTCTCCTTCAGTTACTTTGCCTTCTTCGTCACCTTTTGTTCTTTCTGGTATACGTTCATATGTTTTACCATCAGGTGTAGTGATTTTCTCTTGACGTTTGTCTTTTGTGTCATATGGTGTATCTACTGGTGATGAGGGTGTATCGACTACAGGGTCTTGAATGTCATTACCTTCTTCATCTTGGTAGTTAACAGTCACTGTACCTTCTTTGATGACTGGCTCAACTTTTTTGTACACATACGTTACTTCAGTTGTACCCTCAACCACTTTACCAGTTTCATTACCTTTTGTTAATGCTGGCAATAACTCATATGTCACGCCATCTTTGGTAATGGCTTGTGGTTTTTCTGTTTCGTTTTCACCAGTGTTATACTCTGTGCCGGTTGATGTTTCTGGGGTGTCTACACGTGGCTCTTGTAAAACATTGCCCTCTGTGTCGATGTAATGGACTTCTACCTTACCTTTCACTTCTTTGTAAACATAAGTTACTTCAGTAATGCCCTCGGTCACTGTACCTGTTTCCGCACCTTGAGTTTTCTCTGGTACACGTTTATAGGTTTTACCATCTTCTGTAGTGATGATTTCTAGACGATTGTCAGTAGTATCATACGGTGTTTCAACCAGACTATCATCCGTATCTACTTTATCTTTAGCAATCTTATTACCTGCTTCGTCCACATAATGAACAATGACATCACCAGTCTTAGGTACTTGAGGTTCTTCAACTTTTTTGTAAATATAAGTGACTTCAGTAGTACCTGGAACCACTTTTCCTGTTTCATTACCTTTTGTAATTGCCGGTAATAATTCATAGGTTACATCATCTTTAGTGATGGTTAAATGTTTGTGGTCTTCAGCAGTATCATAATCAATACCTGTTGACGTTTCTTCTGTATCAACTTCATCTGCAGCAATGGTATTACCTTCAGTATCAATATAATGTACGATAACCTTACCTTTTACTTCTTTATAAACATACGTCACTTCGGTAGTGCCTGGAACCACTTTTCCTGTCTCGTTTCCACGAGTTTTATCTGGAATAATGTCATAAGTTTTACCATCTGGTGTGGTGATACGAGGCGTCTTGTTATCGGTCGTATTATAATCCG
The genomic region above belongs to Aerococcaceae bacterium zg-1292 and contains:
- a CDS encoding NAD(P)/FAD-dependent oxidoreductase codes for the protein MKEKYQVIIVGGGTSGLMAAIHAAKQGASVLVLEKNPKLGRKLLLSGGGRCNVTNRTTRERLIAHIPGNGKFLYSALNQFDQEDIVAFFQGNGVDLKEEDHGRMFPITDSARTILETLLRVCTENGVEIVTNEPVDKLLFDRENHKVLGVQTQSGKRIETNGIILAVGGRAYPRTGATGDGYAWAKAAGHTIERLYPTESPLLSDDKWITDKSLRGVSLRDVGVSVLNDDNKVITYHQMDMIFTHFGYSGPAILRCSGHVNQWLHQATQSIARLHIDLTPTLSKQALVSHAESQRDKQLLTILKQWMPERMAQVVIQRVGLDDTVAYKQLVHAQVDALWQMVKAFSITSTGSQPIEKGFVTGGGVATKEVNPATMESKKMSGLYFCGELLDINGYTGGYNITAAFVTGAVAGQHCAWASFG
- a CDS encoding TetR/AcrR family transcriptional regulator, coding for MKQDLRFEKTEKAIQTAFLSLLQQKELAKISVKELCDVAEISRNAFYQHYETKEHLYESMLQAIVMSIEEGCKPLIKDLSTITEAEERLFLDNILLAVNHHRFAIYQLLTSQPGQFSKAFHEMLVQAMHQSSEQIAVTPDALFIHIFAGGIVAFVSYWLLETSYSLEEAQEKLFAVLGQLKVVNG
- a CDS encoding nitronate monooxygenase; this encodes MTNRITKILGIEKPIIQGPMAWLTNGRFAAAVSQAGGLGVLGISAGQTVAASTLKETIENMRREIQIARKITNHPIGLNISPRTSTKDVFTQPMLDLMVEEGVSVAVMNGKFEWTQRFHEKGIKVVFRAATPTIENTEEAIQGGADIIVATGFDEGGTLPSKAIGTFSIVPMIVDAVKGRVPVMAAGGIVDDRTAHAAFALGAEGLFFGTAFMMSEESILAPNIKELLLNLTAPDLLLYRTIPAFYRSVPGELPEKLLAMSQTGASEEEIFEMQRGYNGMRDGMLFGDLSKGFASFGLGISMIHNIEPIAVIIDKLMSGINRV
- a CDS encoding NtaA/DmoA family FMN-dependent monooxygenase (This protein belongs to a clade of FMN-dependent monooxygenases, within a broader family of flavin-dependent oxidoreductases, the luciferase-like monooxygenase (LMM) family, some of whose members use coenzyme F420 rather than FMN.) yields the protein MKKQMKIVLQMGSGYGGEFKTWRLPEAKADAYTDMDYYVEMAQLAEKGKLHALFMADTPALVNDISRDTPMHSMDPLIFMTSVARATKHIGLVGTFSTTFNEPYNLARHLKTLDVISHGRVGWNAVTTSTQATAANFGTRLMSSRDRYGRAHEVIEAVQRLWGSWGEGAYIHDKETGQFADMSKIKPVQYKGEYIQTEGPLPIPPSKQGQPPIFQAGPSPEGIRLAGRFASGVYANPFTIEEARDYRNILRESAIKHGRSADDINVFTGFMFTIADTKEEALARRRQVMAFDPQETTQRLNYLSAMVGINSNRFDGEKPLPEDVREMLEANWQDPRSPRAVELLKNSYSPLDTLAMGVINYHPVVVGTATDVADFLQEWFESGATDGFSIVPDLSHDGVRSFVEQVVPILQKRGLFHDDYEGNTLRENLGVSYQYGVFNEDVSN
- a CDS encoding DUF1801 domain-containing protein, which encodes MPKFEPTGQSVEEVVESLNSERKKTDAYYLLELFERVSNEKAVVWYPGIIGFGQYHYKYDSGHEGDAPLLAFAPRQAKISLYLEQDFPEREILLNQLGKIKKAVGCVYVNKLSDINIEILEEILVKSLAYTKKK